The Brienomyrus brachyistius isolate T26 unplaced genomic scaffold, BBRACH_0.4 scaffold55, whole genome shotgun sequence genome includes a region encoding these proteins:
- the LOC125724138 gene encoding germinal-center associated nuclear protein-like, with translation MPSDPAESAGLPGREESGALGASPSEAPPVAPPTPPPPEPVYTVQDIATEVEAMLEEVVQAEVADVAATGAEYISAALSMCNGQVEAVLSEVVEQMLREVSAAEIQAEREHIAEEKRRMEEARRKQEHEELLARLSKTLCAEITQEVLRDCIVETASTEIRRAQEEQAECVARSSQDVCEVLLEETLCGELTLLAQDVLEAELLSIRRFIKRWRDVVAVRRQLKRPDA, from the exons atgccgagcgacccagcggagtcagctggcctccctggtagagaggagagtggagcacttggggcatctccgtcggaggcaccaccagtcgccccacctacgcctcccccaccggagcccgtttacacagtgcag gacatcgccacggaggtagaggccatgctggaggaggtagtgcaggccgaggtggctgacgtggctgccaccggagccgagtacatctctgctgcactcag catgtgcaacggccaggtggaggcagtgctgagtgaggtggtggagcagatgctgcgggaggtttctgctgccgagatccaggcagagagggagcatatcgctgaggagaagcgcaggatggaggaagccag gagaaagcaggaacacgaggagctcctggcccggctcagcaagacactgtgtgccgagatcacacaggaggtgctgcgcgactgcatcgtggagactgcctcaacagagatcag gcgtgcccaagaagagcaggcagaatgtgtggctcgcagctcacaagacgtgtgtgaggtactgctggaggagacgctgtgtggtgagctcaccctgctggcccaagacgtcctggaagcagagcttctgagtatacgcaggttcatcaaaag gtggcgtgatgtggtggccgtgcgcaggcagctgaagcgaccagatgcgtga